One Solenopsis invicta isolate M01_SB unplaced genomic scaffold, UNIL_Sinv_3.0 scaffold_741, whole genome shotgun sequence genomic region harbors:
- the LOC105205425 gene encoding uncharacterized protein LOC105205425 isoform X3, which produces MSLGNIPDNFRSHINCIKLVALCKEADFNHKSVYGKIVEDLKIIEATGIEIDSKFIKGCLVFITGDNLGSHGLGGFVENFSTAQYFCRFCHVTREQFYSANGSCKIYESRNIESYNNALDKIGNKNDFQDRKMPLFKVESPIHKRIMIKANSISEIIEIAIKKLKLPEDNTYKLLLQNDGTEIDDNDVLLEYAEQSKDMIVLTILGINMSSDYDKKNEDNQIVLNESSSTMQRNDISDSSSISTCSEALSSSNRSSTKVKSINLEDGVWSKLSERIVAACVRGDKLCFSDRKAVIQKIVEYMIDTLKNTTRSKAHEIATILCNTYPKTFADTIGNDEMWGSGLETVRLEIYNACLYKINSKKRKSFSKATNYDSDDAEQEERQQQATSRRQDEYGCVEMTLMMLM; this is translated from the exons ATGAGTTTGGGTAACATACCAGACAACTTTCGTAGTCACATTAACTGCATTAAACTTGTTGCTCTATGTAAAGAAGCAGATTTTAATCATAAAAGTGTTTATGGAAAAATAGTAgaggatttaaaaattattgaagcaaCAGGAATTGAAATTgatagtaaatttattaaaggctGTCTTGTTTTTATCACTGGCGACAATTTAGGCAGTCACGGATTGGGAGGTTTTGTTGAAAATTTCAGTACAGCAcaatatttttgcagattttgtCATGTAAcaagagaacaattttattctgcTAATGGTTCATGTAAAATATACGAATCAAGGAACATTGAATCATACAATAATGCTTTAGACAAGattggaaataaaaatgattttcaag ATCGCAAAATGCCATTATTCAAAGTAGAATCACCTATTCACAAAAGAATCATGATAAAAGCAAATAGTATAtccgaaataattgaaattgcaataaaaaaattaaaacttcctGAAGACAATACTTACAAG ttaCTTTTACAAAACGATGGAACAGAGATAGATGATAATGATGTGCTACTGGAATATGCAGAACAATCTAAAGATATGATTGTTTTAACGATTTTAGGTATAAACATGTCTTCGGactatgataaaaaaaatgaagataaccaaattgttttaaatgaatCTAGTTCGACAATGCAGAGAAATGACATTTCAG aTTCTAGTTCTATCAGTACATGTTCTGAAGCATTAAGTTCATCAAATAGATCAAGTACAaaagtaaaatcaataaatctAGAAGACGGAGTATGGAGTAAATTATCGGAAAGAATAGTTGCTGCTTGCGTAAGAGGAGATAAACTGTGTTTTTCCGACAGAAAAGCAGTTATTCAGAAAATCGTAGAATATATGATTGATACTCTCAAAAACACGACAAGAAGTAAAGCACATGAAATTGCGACAATTCTCTGCAATACTTATCCGAAAACTTTTGCTGATACAATTGGTAACGATGAAATGTGGGGAAGTGGCTTAGAAACCGTACGGCTTGAAATTTATAACGCCTGTCTTTATaagattaattcaaaaaaacGTAAATCGTTTTCGAAAGCTACGAATTATGACAGTGACGATGCGGAGCAAGAAGAACGTCAGCAGCAAGCTACATCACGACGTCAAGACGAGTATGGCTGCGTTGA aatgacGTTGATGATGCTGATGTAA
- the LOC105205425 gene encoding uncharacterized protein LOC105205425 isoform X4 — translation MVLFLVVFDTIYIIDIILNRKMPLFKVESPIHKRIMIKANSISEIIEIAIKKLKLPEDNTYKLLLQNDGTEIDDNDVLLEYAEQSKDMIVLTILGINMSSDYDKKNEDNQIVLNESSSTMQRNDISDSSSISTCSEALSSSNRSSTKVKSINLEDGVWSKLSERIVAACVRGDKLCFSDRKAVIQKIVEYMIDTLKNTTRSKAHEIATILCNTYPKTFADTIGNDEMWGSGLETVRLEIYNACLYKINSKKRKSFSKATNYDSDDAEQEERQQQATSRRQDEYGCVEMTLMMLM, via the exons ATGGTTTTGTTTCTCGTTGTGTTTGACACCATCTACATAATCGATATCATATTAA ATCGCAAAATGCCATTATTCAAAGTAGAATCACCTATTCACAAAAGAATCATGATAAAAGCAAATAGTATAtccgaaataattgaaattgcaataaaaaaattaaaacttcctGAAGACAATACTTACAAG ttaCTTTTACAAAACGATGGAACAGAGATAGATGATAATGATGTGCTACTGGAATATGCAGAACAATCTAAAGATATGATTGTTTTAACGATTTTAGGTATAAACATGTCTTCGGactatgataaaaaaaatgaagataaccaaattgttttaaatgaatCTAGTTCGACAATGCAGAGAAATGACATTTCAG aTTCTAGTTCTATCAGTACATGTTCTGAAGCATTAAGTTCATCAAATAGATCAAGTACAaaagtaaaatcaataaatctAGAAGACGGAGTATGGAGTAAATTATCGGAAAGAATAGTTGCTGCTTGCGTAAGAGGAGATAAACTGTGTTTTTCCGACAGAAAAGCAGTTATTCAGAAAATCGTAGAATATATGATTGATACTCTCAAAAACACGACAAGAAGTAAAGCACATGAAATTGCGACAATTCTCTGCAATACTTATCCGAAAACTTTTGCTGATACAATTGGTAACGATGAAATGTGGGGAAGTGGCTTAGAAACCGTACGGCTTGAAATTTATAACGCCTGTCTTTATaagattaattcaaaaaaacGTAAATCGTTTTCGAAAGCTACGAATTATGACAGTGACGATGCGGAGCAAGAAGAACGTCAGCAGCAAGCTACATCACGACGTCAAGACGAGTATGGCTGCGTTGA aatgacGTTGATGATGCTGATGTAA
- the LOC105205425 gene encoding uncharacterized protein LOC105205425 isoform X1 codes for MSLGNIPDNFRSHINCIKLVALCKEADFNHKSVYGKIVEDLKIIEATGIEIDSKFIKGCLVFITGDNLGSHGLGGFVENFSTAQYFCRFCHVTREQFYSANGSCKIYESRNIESYNNALDKIGNKNDFQGIKFNSVFNQLKNYHVCVPGLPPCLGHDLFEGIVAFDLQLYIAYLIDNKWFTLKQLNKRIENFKYSTEDRQDKPCTISAMNKRISGGACQIWNFLRLLPLLIEDKIETIDDEVWVCILLLSEIVEIICSPIIHKSCLPYLQLIISQYILTRKLLFPQIKLRPKHHYLIHYPELILQFGPLMKVWTMRFESKHRFFKRAIRYTLNFINVPKSLSIKHELLQSLVRLGTDIRIQTEFYEVSNFYIELYNKDIQKAIQNAKLPQLIQQCSRVVVKDRKMPLFKVESPIHKRIMIKANSISEIIEIAIKKLKLPEDNTYKLLLQNDGTEIDDNDVLLEYAEQSKDMIVLTILGINMSSDYDKKNEDNQIVLNESSSTMQRNDISDSSSISTCSEALSSSNRSSTKVKSINLEDGVWSKLSERIVAACVRGDKLCFSDRKAVIQKIVEYMIDTLKNTTRSKAHEIATILCNTYPKTFADTIGNDEMWGSGLETVRLEIYNACLYKINSKKRKSFSKATNYDSDDAEQEERQQQATSRRQDEYGCVEMTLMMLM; via the exons ATGAGTTTGGGTAACATACCAGACAACTTTCGTAGTCACATTAACTGCATTAAACTTGTTGCTCTATGTAAAGAAGCAGATTTTAATCATAAAAGTGTTTATGGAAAAATAGTAgaggatttaaaaattattgaagcaaCAGGAATTGAAATTgatagtaaatttattaaaggctGTCTTGTTTTTATCACTGGCGACAATTTAGGCAGTCACGGATTGGGAGGTTTTGTTGAAAATTTCAGTACAGCAcaatatttttgcagattttgtCATGTAAcaagagaacaattttattctgcTAATGGTTCATGTAAAATATACGAATCAAGGAACATTGAATCATACAATAATGCTTTAGACAAGattggaaataaaaatgattttcaagGTATCAAATTCAATTCAGttttcaatcaattaaaaaattatcatgtcTGTGTACCAGGGTTACCTCCATGTTTAGGACATGATTTATTTGAAGGAATTGTAGCCTTTgatttgcaattatatattgCTTATTTGATTGATAATAAGTGGTTtactttaaaacaattaaacaagAGAATTGAGAACTTTAAGTATTCGACAGAAGATCGACAAGATAAACCCTGTACAATAAGTGCTATGAACAAGAGAATATCTGGAGGTGCTTGCCAAATTTGGAACTTTCTTAGACTTTTGCCTCTTTTAATTGAAGACAAAATCGAAACAATTGATGATGAAGTGTGGGTTTGCATACTTCTACTCAGTGAAATAGTTGAAATCATTTGTTCTCCAATAATTCATAAATCTTGTTTAccttatttacaattaattatttctcagtacattttaacaagaaaattgttatttccTCAAATTAAGTTGCGTCCAAAGCATCATTACCTGATTCATTATCCTGAACTCATTTTGCAGTTTGGCCCTCTAATGAAAGTGTGGACTATGCGTTTTGAAAGCAAGCATCGTTTTTTTAAAAGAGCCATTCGATACAcccttaattttataaatgtaccaAAATCTCTCAGCATAAAACATGAACTTTTACAGAGTCTTGTACGATTAGGTACAGATATTAGAATCCAAACAGAATTCTATGAAGTTAGTAACTTTTACATCGAATTGTACAACAAAGATATACAAAAAGCTATACAGAATGCTAAGTTACCTCAACTGATCCAGCAATGCAGCAGAGTTGTTGTGAAAG ATCGCAAAATGCCATTATTCAAAGTAGAATCACCTATTCACAAAAGAATCATGATAAAAGCAAATAGTATAtccgaaataattgaaattgcaataaaaaaattaaaacttcctGAAGACAATACTTACAAG ttaCTTTTACAAAACGATGGAACAGAGATAGATGATAATGATGTGCTACTGGAATATGCAGAACAATCTAAAGATATGATTGTTTTAACGATTTTAGGTATAAACATGTCTTCGGactatgataaaaaaaatgaagataaccaaattgttttaaatgaatCTAGTTCGACAATGCAGAGAAATGACATTTCAG aTTCTAGTTCTATCAGTACATGTTCTGAAGCATTAAGTTCATCAAATAGATCAAGTACAaaagtaaaatcaataaatctAGAAGACGGAGTATGGAGTAAATTATCGGAAAGAATAGTTGCTGCTTGCGTAAGAGGAGATAAACTGTGTTTTTCCGACAGAAAAGCAGTTATTCAGAAAATCGTAGAATATATGATTGATACTCTCAAAAACACGACAAGAAGTAAAGCACATGAAATTGCGACAATTCTCTGCAATACTTATCCGAAAACTTTTGCTGATACAATTGGTAACGATGAAATGTGGGGAAGTGGCTTAGAAACCGTACGGCTTGAAATTTATAACGCCTGTCTTTATaagattaattcaaaaaaacGTAAATCGTTTTCGAAAGCTACGAATTATGACAGTGACGATGCGGAGCAAGAAGAACGTCAGCAGCAAGCTACATCACGACGTCAAGACGAGTATGGCTGCGTTGA aatgacGTTGATGATGCTGATGTAA
- the LOC105205425 gene encoding uncharacterized protein LOC105205425 isoform X2, whose protein sequence is MFYCNFCNFGTPYLKKHLDHHIYHRNITYFYYCGYDRCKKCFQSGTYLRAHLRRTHGLHSKKHETFLSIAFSADERGKFVCTINICKKKFDNFHLLIKHLKKHINKNQQIQCPFRNCKRRYFVLSSFTSHISKIHKNRYDQAEIVTVENPVVESEESLNNTLLEIDDQPNMIVQHEPYNAQYDADESDLFLKNVGQFYLKLENRKMPLFKVESPIHKRIMIKANSISEIIEIAIKKLKLPEDNTYKLLLQNDGTEIDDNDVLLEYAEQSKDMIVLTILGINMSSDYDKKNEDNQIVLNESSSTMQRNDISDSSSISTCSEALSSSNRSSTKVKSINLEDGVWSKLSERIVAACVRGDKLCFSDRKAVIQKIVEYMIDTLKNTTRSKAHEIATILCNTYPKTFADTIGNDEMWGSGLETVRLEIYNACLYKINSKKRKSFSKATNYDSDDAEQEERQQQATSRRQDEYGCVEMTLMMLM, encoded by the exons ATGTTTTACTGCAACTTCTGCAATTTTGGAActccatatttaaaaaaacacttaGACCATCATATTTATCATAGAaacattacttatttttattattgtggcTATGACAGATGTAAGAAATGCTTCCAAAGTGGTACATATTTAAGAGCACACTTACGTCGAACCCATGGATTACACTCAAAGAAGCATGAAACATTTCTGTCTATAGCTTTTTCTGCTGATGAAAGAGGGAAATTTGTATGTACAATCAacatttgcaagaaaaaatttgataactttcatcttcttataaaacatttgaaaaagcacattaataaaaatcaacaaatcCAATGTCCGTTTCGAAATTGCAAAAGAAGGTATTTTGTGTTATCTTCTTTTACCAGTCACATATCAAAAATCCATAAAAATCGTTATGATCAAGCAGAAATAGTTACTGTTGAAAATCCTGTTGTTGAATCTGAAGAGTCATTAAACAACACACTGCTTGAAATTGATGACCAACCCAATATGATAGTGCAACATGAACCTTATAATGCCCAATACGATGCTGATGAATcagatttatttctaaaaaatgttggtcaattttacttaaaactagAAA ATCGCAAAATGCCATTATTCAAAGTAGAATCACCTATTCACAAAAGAATCATGATAAAAGCAAATAGTATAtccgaaataattgaaattgcaataaaaaaattaaaacttcctGAAGACAATACTTACAAG ttaCTTTTACAAAACGATGGAACAGAGATAGATGATAATGATGTGCTACTGGAATATGCAGAACAATCTAAAGATATGATTGTTTTAACGATTTTAGGTATAAACATGTCTTCGGactatgataaaaaaaatgaagataaccaaattgttttaaatgaatCTAGTTCGACAATGCAGAGAAATGACATTTCAG aTTCTAGTTCTATCAGTACATGTTCTGAAGCATTAAGTTCATCAAATAGATCAAGTACAaaagtaaaatcaataaatctAGAAGACGGAGTATGGAGTAAATTATCGGAAAGAATAGTTGCTGCTTGCGTAAGAGGAGATAAACTGTGTTTTTCCGACAGAAAAGCAGTTATTCAGAAAATCGTAGAATATATGATTGATACTCTCAAAAACACGACAAGAAGTAAAGCACATGAAATTGCGACAATTCTCTGCAATACTTATCCGAAAACTTTTGCTGATACAATTGGTAACGATGAAATGTGGGGAAGTGGCTTAGAAACCGTACGGCTTGAAATTTATAACGCCTGTCTTTATaagattaattcaaaaaaacGTAAATCGTTTTCGAAAGCTACGAATTATGACAGTGACGATGCGGAGCAAGAAGAACGTCAGCAGCAAGCTACATCACGACGTCAAGACGAGTATGGCTGCGTTGA aatgacGTTGATGATGCTGATGTAA